The Megachile rotundata isolate GNS110a chromosome 11, iyMegRotu1, whole genome shotgun sequence genome includes a region encoding these proteins:
- the LOC100883469 gene encoding U6 snRNA phosphodiesterase 1 isoform X2 produces MNNVRFKFTVLPLPGCIASWKGVPHHEEVDDDPLQHEGRTRSFKHERGNWATLAYINYEPSDTMISWMFSILEEIPVKSNIFSEQFHISVTRTLILKFHWIESFVEEVKKLCEQTHQFNLELLNIRAYTNEDTTRTFLGIECFESKGILNNFVNNLNNILAEYELPPFYEDSSYHVSFLWCLGNEVANLNNHLYNLTTKLNQFLADHEEERNINVTTIHLKIGNKLYAFKLS; encoded by the exons atgaaCAATGTCAGGTTTAAATTTACTGT TCTACCTTTGCCTGGATGTATAGCATCGTGGAAAGGTGTTCCACATCATGAAGAAGTTGATGATGATCCACTTCAACATGAGGGACGAACAAGAAGCTTTAAACATGAACGTGGTAATTGGGCTACATTAGCCTACATTAACT ATGAACCCAGTGATACTATGATATCATGGATGTTTTCAATATTGGAAGAAATACCAGTTAAGAGTAACATATTTTCAGAACAGTTTCATATTAGTGTAACAAGAAccttaattttgaagtttcattGGATTGAATCCTTCGTAGAGGAAGTCAAAAAACTATGTGAACAGACACATCAGTTTAATCTGGAACTTCTGAATATACGAGCATACACAAATGAAGACACGACACGCACGTTTCTTGGAATAGAATGTTTTGAGTCAAAAGGAATactcaataattttgtgaacAATCTTAATAATATTCTTGCTGAATATGAATTACCACCCTTTTATGAa GACTCATCTTATCATGTTAGTTTCCTATGGTGCCTCGGTAATGAAGTAGCAAATTTGAATaatcatttatacaatttaaccACAAAACTAAATCAATTTTTGGCTGATCATGAAGAAGAAAGGAACATAAATGTTACCACGATACACTTGAAAATCGGAAACAAATTATACGCATTCAAGCTAagttga
- the LOC100883469 gene encoding U6 snRNA phosphodiesterase 1 isoform X1 gives MSGLNLLCTYTSDSEDDEVNNDSHKFNEVSKRLPLPGCIASWKGVPHHEEVDDDPLQHEGRTRSFKHERGNWATLAYINYEPSDTMISWMFSILEEIPVKSNIFSEQFHISVTRTLILKFHWIESFVEEVKKLCEQTHQFNLELLNIRAYTNEDTTRTFLGIECFESKGILNNFVNNLNNILAEYELPPFYEDSSYHVSFLWCLGNEVANLNNHLYNLTTKLNQFLADHEEERNINVTTIHLKIGNKLYAFKLS, from the exons ATGTCAGGTTTAAATTTACTGTGTACGTATACCTCTGATTCTGAAGATGACGAAGTTAATAATGATAGCCACAAATTTAACGAAGTTTCTAAACG TCTACCTTTGCCTGGATGTATAGCATCGTGGAAAGGTGTTCCACATCATGAAGAAGTTGATGATGATCCACTTCAACATGAGGGACGAACAAGAAGCTTTAAACATGAACGTGGTAATTGGGCTACATTAGCCTACATTAACT ATGAACCCAGTGATACTATGATATCATGGATGTTTTCAATATTGGAAGAAATACCAGTTAAGAGTAACATATTTTCAGAACAGTTTCATATTAGTGTAACAAGAAccttaattttgaagtttcattGGATTGAATCCTTCGTAGAGGAAGTCAAAAAACTATGTGAACAGACACATCAGTTTAATCTGGAACTTCTGAATATACGAGCATACACAAATGAAGACACGACACGCACGTTTCTTGGAATAGAATGTTTTGAGTCAAAAGGAATactcaataattttgtgaacAATCTTAATAATATTCTTGCTGAATATGAATTACCACCCTTTTATGAa GACTCATCTTATCATGTTAGTTTCCTATGGTGCCTCGGTAATGAAGTAGCAAATTTGAATaatcatttatacaatttaaccACAAAACTAAATCAATTTTTGGCTGATCATGAAGAAGAAAGGAACATAAATGTTACCACGATACACTTGAAAATCGGAAACAAATTATACGCATTCAAGCTAagttga